A window of the Cystobacter fuscus genome harbors these coding sequences:
- a CDS encoding non-ribosomal peptide synthetase, translating to MRLPSRDAPAFATAVSEVPSWVDVLRERARAQPDARVFTFLDEEGEIPITYGELDEGARAVAAMLQRHLAPGDRALLLYPPGREYVLGFLGCLYAGVIAVPAYPPDPTRLGRTLPRLQALVADCRPAAALTTSPLLDMVEFLTSEAPDLRSLRWLATDALAPGTSDVWSSPRLSPSDLAFLQYTSGSTGTPKGVMLSHAHLLHNSGLISLGFDAPPQPVGIIWLPPYHDMGLIGGILQPLYRDIPTVLMSPLFFLQRPLRWLEAVSRHGGTVSGGPNFAYELCVRKSTPEERAALDLSRWSVAFCGAEPIRQETLDRFAEAFAPAGFRREAFYPCYGLAEGTLIVSGGRRAEPPVVRHFERDALLRGEARVSSSEGVAMIGCGQSLGDQEVRIVDPQTLVPCAPGRVGEIWVRGPSVAQGYWERPEETERTFHARLAGSGEGPYLRTGDLGVLDGGELFVTGRQKDLLIIRGRNHYPQDLELTIERCDPGLRPGCGAAFSVTVDGEERVVAAHEFSHRSGDAAERSREVIARIRQAVAEQHELAVHAVVLLTPGSLPKTSSGKVQRHASRAAFLEGSLEVIGSWREDSSSPGGQGTQPVEAEAPVPSPGSTPEFLLPWLSARLSRALGLAPGELSLDEPLTRYGLDSLRSLEVQNGLETALGVALPVTFLLQGPSTRELAARLSARSAPAAEASVTPVDPAAPAPLSDGQRALWFLQRMAPDSTAYHVVRAVRISSPLDVPALERAFQTLVARHASLRAVFPEEQGAPVQRFVAWPGSVLHVEDASGWSESALEARLDAEARRPFDLAQGPLMRVLLFSRGADSHVLLLAIHHLVTDFWSLAVMVEELGALYSAETGGTSAVLPPGAPEPVAAIQALSARLAGPRGEALRAFWGSRLGGELPALALPLDHPRPRLQSFRGDSLPFHVGPETTARVKALAREHGATSYMVLLAAFFAFLRRYTGQEDLLVGSPTAGRARPELARLVGYLVNPVALRASLPPGLSFAQLISQVRTTVLEALEHQEWPFARLVEQLQPSREPGRSPLFQAMFVLQRGHLPGDPGPLSAFALGEAGARMRLGPLTLESLPVSTRGAAFDLTLMMAETGEGLGGSWEYCSDLFEPSTAARMARHFVSLLASLVESPERPVEAAELLDAEERARVLGSWSEGPRVDVAEGNLAGLLMERARRSPGQEALVCGAERLDYRELEARARRLGHRLRREGVGPEVRVGVLLERGVDVGVAFWGVQLAGGVYVPLDAVQPRERLEWMVEDSRPLVVVTRAGLGERCRVPPSVRVLRLDEPGDDAAGPLESAAGAEHAAYVIYTSGSTGRPKGVELTHRGALHLAHTQWRVFGLAEGSRVLQFAPLGFDASISEFLMAVAAGAALIFPAAGELLVGEGLKRTLVEGRVDTATLPPSVLALLPLEGLETLRTVISAGEACPVELVARWAPGRRFLNAYGPTEVTVCASWAECRADEARPPPIGGPLGNTQVYVLDAALWPVPPGVAGELYVGGPGVARGYLGRPELTAERFVPHPFAREPGARLYRTGDVVRWRVDGALEYLGRADAQVKLRGMRVEPGEIEAALLEVLGARQALVRPWKGADGETRLVAYLVPGASPLPEGREVRERLRSRLPEHMLPAAFVPLEALPLTPHGKVDTRALPPPQPPGRSASFVAPRTPLEVSIARAWSQALGHEGVGLYEHFFDDLGGSSLTVVRARALLREELKQDVPITHFFEHPTVHALARRLGPSSPPPSDSTPHQDRAEARRQALQRRNPRGNRGNG from the coding sequence ATGCGTCTACCGTCGCGCGACGCCCCCGCGTTCGCCACCGCTGTGTCCGAAGTGCCCTCCTGGGTGGATGTGCTCCGGGAGCGGGCTCGCGCTCAACCCGACGCGCGTGTCTTCACCTTCCTCGACGAGGAGGGTGAAATCCCTATCACCTATGGTGAATTGGACGAGGGCGCTCGCGCCGTCGCCGCGATGCTCCAGCGCCACCTCGCCCCGGGAGACCGCGCGCTGCTCTTGTATCCGCCGGGCCGGGAGTACGTGCTGGGGTTTCTCGGCTGTCTCTACGCGGGCGTCATCGCCGTCCCCGCCTATCCGCCAGACCCCACCCGCCTGGGGCGCACCCTGCCTCGGCTCCAGGCGCTCGTGGCCGATTGCCGGCCCGCCGCCGCCCTCACCACCTCGCCCCTGCTGGACATGGTGGAATTCCTCACCAGCGAGGCTCCGGATCTGCGCTCGCTGCGCTGGCTCGCCACGGATGCCCTCGCCCCCGGCACCTCCGACGTCTGGTCCTCCCCCCGGCTGTCCCCCTCGGACCTCGCCTTCCTGCAATACACCTCCGGCTCCACCGGCACGCCCAAGGGCGTGATGCTCAGCCACGCCCACCTGCTGCACAACTCGGGGCTCATCTCGCTCGGGTTCGATGCGCCCCCCCAGCCCGTGGGCATCATCTGGCTGCCGCCCTACCACGACATGGGGCTCATCGGCGGCATCCTCCAGCCCCTCTACCGCGACATCCCCACCGTCCTGATGTCGCCGCTCTTCTTCCTCCAGCGCCCCCTGCGCTGGTTGGAGGCCGTCTCCCGCCACGGTGGCACCGTCAGCGGCGGCCCCAACTTCGCCTATGAGTTGTGCGTGCGGAAGAGCACTCCCGAGGAGCGCGCCGCGCTGGACCTGAGCCGCTGGTCGGTCGCCTTCTGCGGCGCCGAGCCCATCCGCCAGGAGACGCTCGATCGGTTCGCCGAGGCGTTCGCCCCCGCGGGCTTCCGGCGCGAGGCCTTCTATCCCTGCTACGGGCTCGCCGAGGGCACGTTGATCGTCAGCGGTGGACGGCGCGCCGAGCCCCCCGTGGTCCGCCACTTCGAGCGCGATGCCCTGTTGCGCGGGGAGGCCCGGGTGTCCTCCTCCGAGGGCGTGGCGATGATCGGCTGCGGCCAGTCCCTGGGCGACCAGGAGGTGCGCATCGTCGATCCCCAGACGCTCGTGCCCTGTGCTCCGGGCCGCGTTGGAGAGATCTGGGTCCGCGGCCCCAGCGTGGCCCAGGGCTATTGGGAGCGGCCCGAGGAGACCGAGCGCACCTTCCACGCCCGGCTCGCGGGCTCGGGCGAGGGGCCCTATCTGCGCACTGGAGACCTGGGTGTCCTCGACGGGGGTGAGCTGTTCGTCACCGGCCGCCAGAAGGATCTCCTCATCATCCGGGGCCGCAATCACTATCCCCAGGACCTCGAGCTCACCATCGAGCGGTGTGATCCAGGTCTGCGCCCCGGCTGCGGCGCGGCCTTCTCCGTGACCGTGGACGGTGAGGAGCGCGTCGTGGCCGCCCATGAGTTCTCCCACCGCTCCGGCGATGCGGCGGAGCGCTCCCGCGAGGTCATCGCCCGCATCCGTCAGGCCGTGGCCGAACAGCATGAGCTCGCCGTCCATGCCGTGGTGCTCCTCACGCCGGGAAGTCTCCCGAAGACGTCGAGCGGCAAGGTCCAGCGCCACGCCAGCCGCGCCGCGTTCCTCGAGGGCTCCCTGGAAGTCATTGGCTCCTGGCGCGAGGACTCCTCGTCCCCCGGTGGGCAGGGGACACAGCCGGTGGAGGCGGAGGCTCCCGTTCCTTCTCCGGGCTCGACGCCCGAGTTCCTGTTGCCATGGCTTTCCGCGCGCTTGTCCCGGGCGCTCGGCCTCGCCCCGGGAGAGCTGTCGCTGGACGAGCCCCTCACCCGGTACGGGCTCGACTCGCTGCGCTCCCTGGAGGTGCAGAACGGTCTGGAGACCGCCCTGGGGGTCGCGCTTCCCGTCACCTTCCTGCTCCAGGGCCCGAGCACGCGGGAGCTGGCCGCGCGCCTCTCCGCGCGTTCCGCTCCCGCCGCCGAGGCTTCGGTCACCCCGGTGGACCCGGCCGCGCCCGCGCCCCTCTCCGATGGCCAGCGCGCCCTGTGGTTCCTCCAGCGCATGGCTCCCGACAGCACCGCGTATCACGTGGTGCGCGCGGTGCGGATTTCCTCACCCCTCGACGTCCCCGCGCTGGAGCGGGCCTTCCAGACGCTCGTGGCGCGGCATGCCTCGCTGCGCGCCGTGTTCCCCGAGGAGCAGGGCGCTCCCGTGCAGCGCTTCGTGGCGTGGCCGGGCTCCGTGCTCCACGTGGAGGACGCCTCCGGCTGGAGTGAGTCCGCGCTGGAGGCCCGGCTCGATGCCGAGGCGCGCCGGCCCTTCGACCTCGCCCAGGGTCCGTTGATGCGCGTCCTGCTGTTCTCCCGGGGCGCGGACTCACACGTGCTGCTGCTCGCGATACACCACCTCGTCACCGACTTCTGGTCGCTCGCGGTGATGGTGGAGGAACTGGGCGCGCTCTACTCGGCGGAGACGGGGGGCACTTCCGCCGTCTTGCCTCCGGGTGCACCCGAGCCCGTCGCGGCGATCCAGGCTCTCTCGGCGCGGCTCGCGGGCCCGAGGGGCGAGGCTCTGCGTGCTTTCTGGGGCTCCCGTCTTGGCGGAGAGCTGCCCGCCCTGGCGCTTCCCCTGGATCACCCCCGGCCCCGGCTCCAGTCCTTCCGGGGTGACTCGCTCCCGTTCCACGTGGGCCCGGAGACCACCGCGCGCGTGAAGGCACTCGCGCGGGAGCATGGCGCCACTTCGTACATGGTGCTGCTCGCGGCCTTCTTCGCCTTCCTGCGCCGCTACACCGGCCAGGAGGACCTCCTCGTGGGCTCGCCCACCGCCGGCCGCGCCCGCCCGGAACTGGCCCGGCTCGTGGGCTATCTCGTCAACCCCGTGGCCCTGCGCGCCTCGCTCCCGCCGGGGCTCTCCTTCGCCCAGCTCATCTCCCAGGTTCGCACCACCGTGCTGGAGGCGCTCGAGCACCAGGAGTGGCCCTTCGCCCGGCTCGTCGAGCAGCTCCAGCCCTCGCGTGAGCCGGGGCGCTCGCCCCTCTTCCAGGCCATGTTCGTCCTCCAGCGCGGCCACCTTCCCGGAGACCCGGGGCCGCTCTCCGCCTTCGCACTCGGCGAGGCCGGCGCGCGCATGCGTCTGGGTCCCCTGACCCTCGAGTCCCTGCCGGTCTCGACTCGCGGCGCGGCGTTCGACCTCACCCTGATGATGGCCGAGACGGGCGAGGGGCTGGGCGGCTCGTGGGAGTACTGCTCGGACCTCTTCGAGCCCTCCACGGCCGCGCGCATGGCCCGGCACTTCGTGTCGCTGCTCGCGAGTCTGGTGGAGTCCCCCGAGCGCCCGGTGGAAGCAGCGGAGTTGCTGGACGCGGAGGAGCGCGCCCGGGTGCTGGGCTCCTGGAGCGAAGGTCCCCGCGTGGACGTGGCCGAGGGCAACCTCGCGGGATTGTTGATGGAGCGGGCGCGGCGCTCCCCCGGCCAGGAGGCGCTGGTGTGCGGCGCCGAGCGGCTGGACTACCGCGAGCTGGAGGCTCGGGCCCGGAGGCTCGGTCACCGGCTGCGGCGCGAGGGCGTGGGCCCCGAGGTGCGCGTGGGCGTGCTGCTGGAGCGGGGCGTGGACGTGGGCGTGGCCTTCTGGGGCGTGCAGCTCGCGGGTGGCGTGTACGTGCCGCTGGATGCGGTGCAGCCCCGCGAGCGGCTGGAGTGGATGGTGGAGGACTCGCGGCCCCTCGTGGTGGTGACGCGCGCGGGCCTGGGCGAGCGCTGCCGGGTCCCCCCGAGCGTTCGCGTGCTGCGGCTGGACGAGCCCGGAGACGACGCGGCGGGCCCGCTGGAGAGCGCGGCCGGTGCCGAGCACGCCGCGTATGTCATCTACACCTCGGGCAGCACCGGCAGGCCCAAGGGCGTCGAGCTGACGCACCGGGGGGCGCTCCACCTGGCCCACACCCAGTGGCGCGTCTTCGGGCTCGCCGAGGGCAGCCGCGTGCTCCAGTTCGCGCCGCTCGGCTTCGATGCGTCCATCTCCGAGTTCCTGATGGCGGTGGCCGCGGGCGCGGCGCTGATCTTCCCCGCCGCGGGCGAGCTGCTCGTGGGCGAGGGGCTCAAGCGCACGCTGGTGGAGGGGAGGGTGGACACGGCCACGCTGCCTCCCTCCGTGCTCGCGCTGCTGCCCCTCGAGGGATTGGAGACGCTGCGCACCGTCATCTCCGCGGGCGAGGCGTGCCCGGTGGAGCTGGTGGCGCGGTGGGCTCCGGGCCGGCGCTTCCTCAATGCCTACGGGCCCACCGAGGTGACGGTGTGCGCCTCGTGGGCCGAGTGCCGCGCGGACGAGGCGCGTCCTCCTCCCATCGGCGGGCCGCTGGGCAACACCCAGGTGTACGTGCTGGACGCGGCCCTGTGGCCCGTGCCCCCTGGCGTGGCCGGTGAGCTGTACGTGGGCGGCCCGGGCGTGGCTCGCGGCTATCTCGGCCGGCCGGAGCTGACCGCCGAGCGCTTCGTTCCCCATCCCTTCGCCCGCGAGCCCGGCGCGCGCCTGTACCGCACCGGCGACGTGGTGCGCTGGCGGGTGGATGGCGCGCTGGAGTACCTCGGCCGCGCGGATGCCCAGGTGAAGCTGCGCGGCATGCGCGTGGAGCCCGGTGAAATCGAGGCCGCGCTCCTGGAGGTGCTCGGGGCCCGGCAGGCGCTCGTGCGTCCCTGGAAGGGCGCGGACGGGGAGACCCGGCTCGTGGCGTACCTCGTCCCCGGCGCCTCCCCGCTCCCCGAGGGCCGCGAGGTGCGTGAGCGGCTTCGCTCGCGTCTGCCCGAGCACATGCTCCCCGCCGCCTTCGTCCCCCTGGAGGCCCTGCCGCTCACGCCCCATGGCAAGGTGGATACGCGTGCCCTCCCGCCTCCCCAGCCTCCGGGCCGCTCCGCCTCCTTCGTCGCGCCGCGCACTCCGCTCGAGGTGTCCATTGCACGCGCGTGGAGCCAGGCGCTCGGTCATGAGGGCGTGGGCCTGTACGAGCACTTCTTCGATGACCTCGGCGGCAGCTCGCTCACCGTGGTCCGTGCCCGTGCCCTGCTGCGCGAGGAGCTGAAGCAGGACGTGCCCATCACCCACTTCTTCGAGCACCCCACCGTCCACGCGCTCGCCCGGCGCCTGGGCCCTTCATCTCCACCCCCGTCCGACTCCACCCCCCACCAGGATCGCGCCGAGGCCCGCCGTCAGGCCCTCCAGCGCCGCAACCCGAGAGGTAACCGAGGCAATGGCTGA